One stretch of Candidatus Binatia bacterium DNA includes these proteins:
- a CDS encoding radical SAM protein, with amino-acid sequence MWGSVSVFPTMGHAWLRGPGSPLRRARLLYAKNRYLTPRRLLNYWHVQHEMKAGRTTLRSRPYELCIDTTNKCNLGCPYCPTGRKQPGRGKGSMPFDVFASIVDELAPYAFTLELYNWGEPFFTPDLPRLIAHAYRRRLATLISSNLSFSLSDDYIRSIVESGLTYLTAAIDGVDQESYEIYRRGGRFDRVVENLRRIVRLKRELNRDLPSVCWQYLIFAHNEDRVDEARRLAAEIGVDKFIASAGLYDDPSWAPKGDYGMPYLEMHQNRCTWLWTRAVFHWDGGMASCCMGYDKQDDFADWAPGDFGRLWNNEKFVAARRIWTEPQSALPAGHYCTECDKVRFYRGLPLRSRMKPAPALRQQATG; translated from the coding sequence ATGTGGGGGTCGGTTAGCGTCTTTCCTACCATGGGACATGCATGGCTGCGCGGGCCTGGCAGCCCGTTACGCCGCGCGCGGTTGCTGTATGCGAAGAACCGCTACCTCACCCCGCGCCGCCTGCTGAACTACTGGCACGTCCAGCACGAGATGAAGGCCGGCCGGACAACGCTGCGGTCGCGCCCGTACGAGCTGTGCATCGACACCACCAACAAGTGCAACCTCGGGTGCCCTTACTGCCCGACGGGCCGCAAACAGCCCGGACGCGGCAAGGGCAGCATGCCTTTCGACGTCTTTGCGTCGATCGTCGACGAGCTGGCGCCGTATGCGTTCACGCTCGAACTCTACAACTGGGGCGAGCCGTTCTTCACGCCGGACCTGCCGCGGCTGATCGCGCACGCTTACCGCCGCCGTCTGGCGACGCTCATATCGAGTAACCTGAGCTTCTCGCTGAGCGACGACTACATCCGCAGCATCGTCGAATCGGGGCTGACCTACCTGACCGCGGCCATCGATGGCGTCGACCAGGAATCGTACGAGATCTACCGGCGCGGCGGGCGCTTCGATCGCGTCGTCGAGAACCTGCGCCGCATCGTGCGACTGAAGCGCGAGTTGAACCGCGACCTGCCGAGCGTGTGCTGGCAGTACCTGATCTTCGCGCACAACGAAGACCGCGTCGACGAAGCCCGTCGTCTGGCCGCGGAAATCGGCGTCGACAAGTTCATCGCCTCGGCCGGCCTGTACGACGACCCGAGCTGGGCCCCGAAGGGCGATTACGGGATGCCCTACCTCGAAATGCACCAGAACCGCTGCACTTGGTTGTGGACCAGGGCGGTCTTCCACTGGGACGGTGGCATGGCCTCGTGCTGCATGGGGTACGACAAGCAAGATGACTTCGCCGATTGGGCGCCGGGGGATTTCGGGCGCCTGTGGAACAACGAGAAGTTCGTCGCGGCGCGCCGCATCTGGACCGAGCCGCAGTCGGCGCTGCCGGCCGGCCACTACTGCACCGAATGCGACAAGGTACGCTTCTATCGTGGCCTGCCGCTGCGGTCGCGGATGAAACCGGCCCCGGCGTTGAGGCAACAGGCGACGGGCTGA
- a CDS encoding radical SAM protein yields the protein MAIVTRVLAPLAPSSVRAALEKNPNLTPRRLFNALLNKLEMRLGRTTLRSRPYKLTIDVSNKCNLRCPFCPTGRRNEGRPRGNVSFATFASILDELAPYAFSLDLFDWGEPFLNPELPRLVEYAHRKGLITTISSNLSFALTEEQIGTIIRSGLTYLTASVDGADQRSYEIYRRGGKFDRVVENLRTFVRLKRRMGSDTPRITWQYLIFAPNEDRVGEARELAAALGLDGFRALAGTYDDASWEPAGNYSMEYLQVHENRCVWLWNSAVFHWDGGWASCCMGYDKHDDFADWAPGEFRRLWNNDKFVAARRIWTERESPLPAGHYCTSCDKVRFYRGLPQLSKTKPQPAATKAS from the coding sequence GTGGCCATCGTAACTCGCGTTCTTGCGCCACTCGCGCCGTCGTCCGTGCGCGCGGCGCTGGAGAAGAACCCCAACCTGACCCCACGGCGTCTGTTCAACGCCCTGCTCAACAAGTTGGAGATGCGTCTCGGCCGCACGACGCTGCGCTCGCGGCCTTACAAGCTGACGATCGACGTCAGCAACAAGTGCAACCTCCGCTGTCCTTTCTGTCCGACCGGCCGGCGTAACGAGGGGCGGCCGCGCGGCAACGTCTCGTTCGCAACCTTCGCCTCGATCCTCGACGAGCTGGCGCCGTACGCCTTCTCGCTGGATCTGTTCGACTGGGGCGAGCCGTTCCTGAACCCCGAGTTGCCCCGCCTCGTGGAATACGCACACCGCAAGGGGTTGATCACAACCATCTCGAGCAACCTCAGCTTTGCCCTCACGGAGGAACAGATCGGCACGATCATCCGCAGCGGCCTCACCTATCTCACCGCTTCGGTCGACGGGGCGGATCAGCGCTCGTACGAAATCTACCGCCGCGGCGGCAAGTTCGACCGCGTCGTCGAGAACCTGCGCACCTTCGTGCGACTCAAGCGCCGGATGGGCAGCGACACGCCACGCATCACCTGGCAGTACCTCATCTTCGCACCGAACGAAGATCGGGTCGGCGAAGCGCGCGAGCTGGCAGCGGCACTCGGGCTCGACGGGTTCCGGGCACTGGCGGGGACCTACGACGACGCCAGTTGGGAACCCGCGGGCAATTACTCGATGGAATACCTCCAGGTCCACGAAAACCGCTGCGTGTGGCTGTGGAACTCGGCTGTGTTTCACTGGGACGGCGGCTGGGCCTCGTGCTGCATGGGCTACGACAAACACGACGACTTCGCCGACTGGGCGCCGGGGGAGTTTCGGCGCCTGTGGAACAACGACAAGTTCGTGGCCGCCCGGCGCATCTGGACCGAGCGGGAGTCACCTCTCCCGGCGGGCCACTACTGCACCTCCTGCGACAAGGTGCGTTTCTATCGCGGGCTACCGCAACTATCGAAGACCAAGCCTCAGCCGGCGGCAACGAAAGCGAGTTGA